Proteins co-encoded in one Medicago truncatula cultivar Jemalong A17 chromosome 8, MtrunA17r5.0-ANR, whole genome shotgun sequence genomic window:
- the LOC11411258 gene encoding mediator of RNA polymerase II transcription subunit 10b, giving the protein MDSSQSPAAGGNGTLISHGNDAAASASGADDSMQNLSQISNSIEKTLGLIHQLSLTVSTFNSALQMPLLQRINGLVAELDNMVKLAEKCNIQVPMEVVNLIDDGKNPDEFTKDVINNCIAKNQITKGKTDALKDLRKHLLEELEQNFPDEVETFRENRAAAAAELKRLAQAPSVLPNGDARAKVEH; this is encoded by the exons ATGGATTCATCACAAAGTCCAGCTGCAGGTGGAAATGGGACGCTGATATCTCACGGCAATGATGCAGCAGCTTCTGCATCAGGAGCTGATGATTCTATGCAAAACCTTAGCCAGATCAGCAACTCCATTGAGAAAACCCTGGGCCTCATCCATCAGCTCTCCCTTACTGTCTCAACCTTCAATTCTGCTTTGCAAATGCCACTCCTCCAACGCAT CAATGGTCTTGTTGCGGAGCTTGACAACATGGTCAAATTGGCAGAAAAGTGTAACATTCAGGTTCCTATGGAGGTTGTcaa cTTAATTGATGATGGGAAGAATCCAGATGAATTCACCAAAGATGTTATAAACAACTGTATTGCAAAGAATCAAATCACTAAAGGAAAAACTGATGCTTTGAAG GATTTGCGCAAGCATCTTTTGGAGGAATTGGAGCAGAACTTCCCTGATGAGGTTGAAACTTTTAGAGAGAATcgtgctgctgctgctgct GAGTTGAAACGTTTGGCGCAAGCACCAAGTGTACTACCAAATGGAGATGCAAGGGCGAAAGTAGAGCATTGA
- the LOC11419025 gene encoding uncharacterized protein — translation MAKQSNTLILLILTTTTLTLFSVVTAKETVYDLLPKFGLPSGLLPNSVTDYSLSDDGRFVVHLSDTCYIQFDYLVYYEKTITGKLSYGSISDLKGIQVQRVFIWFNVDEIRVDLPPSNSIYFQVGIINKKLNVDQFKTVHSCRRNSLRSSPCQPSSSLLPAPLKEIPMLLTE, via the exons ATGGCAAAACAATCTAACACCTTAATCCTTCTaatcttaacaacaacaaccttaaCCCTCTTCTCCGTCGTAACAGCAAAAGAAACCGTATACGACCTCCTCCCAAAATTCGGTCTCCCTAGCGGTCTCTTACCAAACTCCGTCACCGATTACTCCCTCTCCGACGATGGAAGATTCGTCGTTCATTTGTCAGATACCTGTTACATACAGTTCGATTATCTTGTTTATTACGAAAAAACCATTACTGGAAAATTGAGCTATGGGTCAATTAGTGATCTTAAGGGTATTCAAGTTCAACGtgtttttatttggtttaatgttgatgaaattAGGGTTGATTTGCCTCCTTCCAATAGTATTTACTTTCAGGTTGGGATTATTAATAAGAAGCTTAATGTTGATCAGTTTAAAACTGTTCATTCTTGCCGCCGTAATTCGCTTCGATCTTCTCCTTGCCAACCTTCATCGTCTCTg CTTCCTGCTCCACTGAAGGAAATTCCTATGCTTCTCACAGAGTAG
- the LOC11411259 gene encoding uncharacterized protein gives MSTRTLKTFFQFFSTFLFIYHATATTLPSDIHDLLPDYGFPKGILPNNIASYTLSPSGYFTLHLQSPCYVRFSGQLVYYDTLVTGTLTYGSVSGVSGIQAKMLFIWLPVTGMEVDSPSGMLQFFVGALSKKLPANQFQDVPGCSSKACKDSATKYFVDLIV, from the coding sequence ATGTCCACCAGAACCTTGAAAACCTTCTTTCAATTCTTCTCAACATTCCTATTCATATACCATGCAACAGCCACAACCCTTCCCTCAGACATCCACGACCTCCTCCCCGATTACGGTTTCCCAAAGGGAATCCTTCCCAACAACATCGCCTCCTACACCCTCTCCCCATCTGGTTACTTCACCCTCCATCTCCAATCCCCCTGTTACGTTCGCTTCTCCGGTCAATTAGTCTACTACGACACCCTCGTCACCGGAACCCTCACTTACGGTTCCGTTTCCGGCGTGTCTGGGATTCAGGCCAAGATGCTCTTCATCTGGCTCCCTGTTACCGGGATGGAAGTTGATTCCCCTTCTGGTATGCTTCAATTCTTTGTTGGAGCTTTGTCTAAGAAATTACCGGCGAATCAGTTTCAAGATGTGCCTGGATGTTCCTCCAAGGCTTGTAAAGATTCTGCAACGAAATACTTTGTGGATCTTATTGTGTGA
- the LOC11417985 gene encoding F-box/kelch-repeat protein At1g55270 has product MNQLVESSANSQRVSRIQAPLVDSVSCYCKVDSGLKTVAGARKFVPGSKICIQPDINPNAHRNKNSRKEKTRVQPPLLPGLPDDLAIACLIRVPRVEHRKLRLVCKRWYRLLSGNFFYSLRKSLGMAEEWVYVIKRDREGKISLHAFDPIYQIWQSLPPVPGEYSEALGFGCAVLSGCHLYLFGGRDPLKGSMRRVIFYNARTNKWHRAPDMLRKRHLFGSCVMNNCLYVAGGECKGIQRTLRSAEVYDPNRNRWSFISEMTTAMVPFIGVIHNGTWFLKGLGSNRNVICEAYSQESDTWTPVNNGMVVGWRNPSISLNGELYALDCQDGCKLKVYDMATDSWKKFIDSRLHLGSSRALDAAALVSLNGKLCIIRNNMSISLVDVSSPNRRVESNPHLWENIAGKGPVRSLVRNLWSTIAGRGGLKSHIVHCQVLQA; this is encoded by the exons ATGAATCAGTTAGTTGAAAGTTCTGCTAATTCTCAAAGGGTCTCTAGAATTCAAGCTCCACTG GTAGATTCTGTTTCATGTTATTGTAAAGTAGATTCAGGCCTGAAAACAGTAGCTGGGGCGAGGAAGTTTGTTCCAGGATCAAAGATATGCATCCAACCTGACATAAACCCGAATGCACACCGGAACAAAAACTCGCGTAAAGAGAAGACAAGAGTTCAGCCTCCTTTGCTACCTGGTCTTCCTGATGATCTTGCTATTGCTTGTCTAATTCGTGTACCCCGAGTTGAACATAGGAAACTGCGTTTGGTTTGCAAGAGATGGTATCGCCTTCTGTCTGGAAATTTCTTTTATTCGCTCCGGAAAAGTCTTGGAATGGCAGAAGAATGGGTTTATGTCATCAAAAGAGACCGTGAGGGAAAAATTTCATTGCACGCTTTTGACCCCATCTACCAAATATGGCAATCCCTCCCGCCTGTTCCTGGGGAATATTCTGAAGCATTGGGATTTGGCTGTGCCGTTCTTAGTGGTTGCCACTTGTACTTGTTTGGTGGAAGAGATCCGTTGAAGGGATCTATGAGGCGTGTCATTTTCTACAACGCCCGTACAAATAAATGGCACAGAGCACCCGATATGCTGCGGAAACGTCATCTTTTTGGTTCTTGCGTAATGAATAACTGCCTCTATGTTGCAGGTGGGGAATGTAAAGGAATTCAAAGAACTCTTCGATCTGCTGAGGTTTACGACCCTAATCGGAACAGGTGGAGCTTTATCTCGGAGATGACCACAGCTATGGTTCCTTTTATTGGTGTTATTCATAATGGGACATGGTTTTTGAAGGGGCTCGGGTCAAATCGCAATGTCATCTGTGAAGCCTATTCACAGGAATCTGATACCTGGACTCCAGTAAACAATGGAATGGTTGTGGGATGGCGTAATCCAAGTATCTCACTTAACGGAGAACTCTATGCACTTGATTGTCAGGACGGCTGTAAGCTCAAAGTATATGATATGGCGACGGATTCATGGAAGAAGTTTATCGATAGCAGGCTTCATTTAGGTAGCTCTCGTGCTCTCGATGCTGCTGCTCTTGTTTCACTTAATGGAAAACTATGCATTATACGCAACAATATGAGCATCAGTCTTGTTGATGTTTCGAGTCCAAACAGACGCGTTGAAAGCAATCCTCACCTCTGGGAAAATATTGCTGGAAAGGGTCCTGTCAGGTCTTTAGTTAGGAATTTATGGTCGACTATCGCAGGGCGCGGTGGTTTGAAGAGTCACATTGTTCACTGTCAAGTTCTTCAAGCCTGA